A stretch of Carya illinoinensis cultivar Pawnee chromosome 14, C.illinoinensisPawnee_v1, whole genome shotgun sequence DNA encodes these proteins:
- the LOC122295023 gene encoding probable protein phosphatase 2C 4: MGNGLGKITVCFTCGEEARRRQEIPVLLSGPEGHSFCYVRPDPTRLSSSKVHSEETTTFKTISGASVSANTWTPLSTAIVDDYSFNGIERAVTFESSTSFASIPLQPIPRNLMNSGPISGSLYGVPGSGPLERGFLSGPIERSFMSGPVDPGLYSGPIERGYSDQFPRSLSHGGFAFRPSSRKGKLVRVLQRAISKAMSRGQQNSMVAPIKGGVVKEPDWFLGPEKHHNENLTVSSGNFSSDGSLEDDDYFESQNLHWAQGKAGEDRVHVVVSEERGWVFVGIYDGFNGPDAPDYLLSNLYSAVHKELKGLLWDDGFGSATSTITSAPATSSPVLSQTSNSESNSSSEMEYSLRNRTAADACARGVIEEPENYPCASGDDGKRKRGKKSSARSKKKWEENQRRWWWKCEWDRERVELDRRLKEQLQKSNNKSASDGSQTINHADVLKALSQALRKTEETYLEIADNMVAENPELALMGSCVLVMLMKGEDVYVMNVGDSRAVLAQKAEPDYWIGRTRDDLERINEETTNDLEASDGDRPSTCPNLTAFQLSMDHSTDVDEEVQRIKNEHPDDGCAVMNDRVKGLKVTRAFGAGFLKKPKWNNALLETFRIDYVGTSPYINCVPSLYHHSLGPKDRFMILSSDGLYQYMTNEEAVSEVELFITLQPEGDPAQHLVEEVLFRAAKKAGMDFHELLEIPHGDRRRYHDDVSIIVISLEGRIWKSWV, translated from the exons ATGGGAAACGGCTTGGGAAAGATAACAGTCTGCTTCACGTGCGGTGAAGAGGCTCGCCGGAGGCAGGAGATACCTGTTCTACTCTCGGGTCCAGAGGGCCACTCCTTCTGCTACGTAAGACCTGACCCGACACGACTCTCTTCCTCCAAGGTCCACTCCGAAGAGACAACTACCTTTAAAACTATCTCCGGTGCTTCAGTGAGCGCCAACACCTGGACTCCTCTTTCCACTGCTATCGTCGACGACTATTCATTCAACGGTATCGAGCGAGCGGTGACGTTCGAGAGTTCCACCTCGTTCGCATCGATTCCTCTCCAACCAATCCCGAGGAATCTGATGAATTCGGGCCCGATTTCTGGTAGCTTGTACGGAGTTCCAGGCTCTGGCCCCCTCGAAAGAGGATTCCTATCCGGCCCGATTGAGCGGAGCTTCATGTCCGGCCCGGTTGATCCCGGGCTGTACTCCGGTCCAATCGAAAGGGGTTACTCTGATCAGTTCCCAAGGAGCTTGTCCCATGGGGGTTTCGCTTTCAGACCTAGTTCGAGAAAGGGGAAGCTGGTTCGTGTCCTTCAGCGAGCAATATCGAAGGCCATGTCTCGGGGGCAGCAAAACTCGATGGTTGCTCCGATCAAAGGCGGCGTCGTGAAAGAGCCTGATTGGTTTTTAGGGCCGGAGAAGCATCACAATGAGAATTTGACGGTGAGTAGTGGGAATTTCAGTAGCGATGGTAGCTTAGAAGACGACGACTACTTCGAAAGTCAGAATCTCCATTGGGCTCAAGGAAAAGCAGGGGAGGATCGGGTCCACGTCGTCGTTTCGGAGGAGCGCGGCTGGGTGTTCGTTGGGATTTACGATGGATTCAACGGCCCCGACGCGCCCGACTACTTGCTATCGAATTTATACTCTGCCGTTCACAAGGAGCTCAAGGGTTTATTGTGGGACGACGGATTTGGATCTGCGACGAGCACAATCACTTCTGCCCCTGCCACTTCCTCCCCTGTTCTATCACAGACTTCCAATTCTGAGTCCAATTCCAGTTCGGAAATGGAATATTCCTTGAGGAATCGGACGGCGGCTGATGCTTGTGCCCGGGGCGTAATTGAGGAGCCGGAGAATTACCCGTGTGCTAGTGGGGATGACGGGAAGCGAAAGAGGGGAAAGAAAAGTTCTGCGAGGAGCAAAAAGAAATGGGAGGAGAATCAGAGGAGGTGGTGGTGGAAGTGTGAGTGGGACCGGGAGAGAGTGGAGCTTGACCGAAGATTAAAGGAACAGTTACAGAAGAGTAATAATAAATCTGCGTCGGATGGATCGCAAACGATCAATCACGCAGATGTGTTGAAAGCGCTTTCGCAAGCTCTGAGGAAGACAGAGGAGACCTATTTGGAGATTGCTGACAACATGGTTGCCGAAAATCCGGAGTTGGCGTTGATGGGTTCTTGTGTGCTGGTAATGCTAATGAAAGGTGAGGATGTGTATGTGATGAATGTGGGTGATAGTCGAGCCGTGTTGGCTCAGAAGGCTGAGCCCGATTACTGGATTGGCAGGACTCGGGATGACTTGGAGAGGATCAATGAAGAAACAACGAATGATCTGGAAGCGTCCGACGGCGATAGGCCCAGCACATGCCCGAATCTGACTGCTTTTCAGCTTAGCATGGATCATAGCACTGATGTAGATGAG GAGGTCCAGAGAATAAAGAATGAACATCCAGATGATGGTTGTGCTGTGATGAACGATCGTGTGAAGGGTTTGAAGGTCACTAGAGCTTTTGGCGCTGGGTTTCTCAAGAAG CCAAAATGGAACAATGCACTTTTGGAGACATTCAGAATAGACTATGTGGGGACTTCACCTTATATCAATTGTGTCCCATCTCTATACCACCATAGCTTAGGTCCAAAAGACAGATTTATGATATTATCTTCAGATGGACTCTATCAATACATGACGAATGAAGAAGCTGTTTCAGAAGTTGAACTATTCATCACATTGCAACCGGAAGGAGACCCGGCACAACATCTAGTTGAGGAAGTGCTATTCCGTGCTGCAAAGAAAGCTG GTATGGACTTCCATGAATTACTCGAAATACCACATGGGGATCGACGGCGTTACCATGATGATGTTTCCATCATCGTTATTTCTTTGGAGGGAAGAATATGGAAGTCATGGGTATAA